In Lujinxingia litoralis, a single window of DNA contains:
- a CDS encoding lysophospholipid acyltransferase family protein produces the protein MKPSIPIDSWSVKAVRRALSPLHRYFDVQLEGVEHVPRQGPAFLVGNHALLGIDSFVLFPALMREFERVPRGLALRSLFDNPVMGRLLHDVGIVPGSRTSGVALLGNGQLVVTYPGGMSDSVKGRHQRYTLQWRNRSGFAHVALRSGVPVTPVAAVGPDEIFPILSRRGIFPVSFLGDHRERAPAFLPVARPVRCVFRFGEPVPLPEIAAEFDAARELPTDLEPACQAYARQVEGALDRLIRETLDDHPQRRRFRLPGS, from the coding sequence ATGAAACCCTCCATCCCGATCGACAGTTGGAGCGTGAAAGCCGTGCGGCGAGCGCTCTCGCCATTGCATCGTTACTTCGATGTGCAACTGGAAGGCGTGGAGCATGTTCCGCGTCAGGGGCCGGCGTTTCTGGTGGGCAATCACGCGCTGCTGGGCATCGACAGCTTCGTGCTCTTCCCGGCGTTGATGCGCGAGTTTGAGCGGGTTCCCCGTGGCCTGGCGCTGCGCAGCCTCTTCGACAATCCGGTGATGGGGCGGTTGCTGCACGATGTGGGCATCGTCCCGGGCTCACGCACCAGCGGGGTTGCTCTGCTGGGTAACGGCCAGCTCGTGGTGACCTACCCCGGAGGCATGTCAGACTCAGTCAAGGGCCGGCATCAGCGCTACACCCTGCAGTGGCGCAATCGCAGTGGATTTGCACATGTGGCGTTGCGCTCCGGGGTCCCGGTGACTCCGGTGGCGGCGGTGGGCCCCGATGAGATTTTCCCGATCTTGAGCCGCCGCGGGATCTTTCCGGTGAGCTTTCTGGGCGATCACCGGGAGCGCGCGCCGGCGTTTTTACCGGTGGCTCGACCGGTGCGTTGCGTGTTCCGCTTCGGCGAGCCCGTCCCCCTGCCCGAGATTGCCGCTGAGTTTGACGCAGCCCGCGAGCTCCCCACCGACCTGGAACCGGCATGTCAGGCCTATGCCCGCCAGGTGGAGGGCGCGCTGGATCGTCTGATCCGCGAGACGCTGGACGATCACCCGCAGCGGCGTCGCTTTCGCCTGCCGGGGAGCTGA